Proteins from one Mesorhizobium sp. M9A.F.Ca.ET.002.03.1.2 genomic window:
- a CDS encoding DUF1345 domain-containing protein, which yields MTTDTPLKTPLHRHMQFAVSACVGVVALAIALVLRAPLVYSIGANAFFATYTALVIAQMPLLTGRYLSKNARATDQPVLVIFAVTLIVVAVAIISLFQLINRGGSPHPVELTFALLSIPLGWFTIHAMTALHYAHVYWMDDEETDSGSKSKQKKPVGGLVFTGKEQPDGWDFLYFSTTVGMTSQTSDTDVSTTQMRRIVLLHSIVSFFFNTVIVAAAVNLAVSLGSQ from the coding sequence ATGACGACCGATACACCCCTGAAAACACCATTGCACCGCCATATGCAATTCGCGGTCTCGGCCTGCGTCGGTGTGGTGGCACTGGCGATCGCGCTGGTCTTGCGCGCTCCGCTCGTCTATTCGATCGGCGCCAATGCGTTCTTCGCCACCTACACAGCCCTCGTCATCGCCCAGATGCCGCTGCTCACCGGCCGCTATCTGAGCAAGAATGCCCGCGCCACCGACCAGCCGGTGCTGGTCATCTTTGCCGTGACCCTGATTGTCGTCGCCGTTGCTATCATCTCGCTGTTCCAGTTGATCAATCGAGGGGGCAGCCCGCATCCCGTCGAACTCACCTTCGCGCTGCTGTCGATCCCACTCGGCTGGTTCACCATCCACGCCATGACGGCGCTGCACTACGCGCATGTCTACTGGATGGACGATGAAGAGACCGACTCCGGCAGCAAGTCGAAGCAGAAAAAGCCCGTCGGCGGCCTCGTGTTTACCGGTAAGGAGCAGCCGGACGGCTGGGACTTCCTCTACTTCTCGACCACCGTCGGCATGACCTCGCAGACGTCAGATACCGACGTCTCGACCACGCAAATGCGCCGCATCGTGCTTTTGCATTCGATCGTGTCGTTCTTTTTCAATACAGTGATCGTCGCCGCCGCGGTCAACCTCGCCGTCAGTCTTGGAAGCCAGTAG